The Pocillopora verrucosa isolate sample1 chromosome 14, ASM3666991v2, whole genome shotgun sequence genome has a segment encoding these proteins:
- the LOC131772595 gene encoding E3 ubiquitin-protein ligase MARCHF8-like gives MFGFREAKTMPVQQIVVNPVTLQQTNNKDRKNLKPKSPEGQITTSITENSNDKPKAPPKKSISMTSVVSSAEICRICHCEAEPDQPLISPCLCAGSLQYVHQSCLQRWIKSSDTKKCELCKYEFRMESKMKPITKWKALDMTRSERRKILCSVSFHVIAITCVVWSLWVLIERTAEEIREGQLDWPFWTKLVVVAIGFTGGLVFMYVQCKVYVQLWRRLRAFNRIILVKDVPQEGPENI, from the exons ATGTTCGGGTTTCGAGAGGCGAAAACGATGCCCGTACAGCAAATTGTCGTTAACCCAGTGACTCTGCAGCAGACAAACAACAAAGACAGAAAA AATTTGAAACCAAAGTCACCAGAGGGACAAATAACAACATCAATTACGGAAAACAGTAACGACAAACCAAAAGCTCCCCCAAAGAAAAGCATCTCGATGACCTCAGTGGTTTCATCAGCAGAGATTTGCAGAATATGTCACTGTGAGGCAGAACCCGACCAACCTCTGATCTCTCCATGTTTGTGTGCTGGGTCTTTGCAGTATGTTCATCAGAGTTGCCTCCAGAGATGGATCAAAAGCTCAGACACCAAGAAATGTGAACTCTGTAAATATGAGTTCCGCATGGAATCAAAAATGAAGCCCATAACCAAG tgGAAAGCTCTTGATATGACAAGAAGTGAGCGCCGCAAGATCCTCTGCTCAGTTTCATTTCATGTGATTGCCATCACATGTGTGGTGTGGTCACTGTGGGTTCTTATTGAGCGCACTGCTGAGGAAATCAGGGAAGGGCAGTTGGATTGGCCTTTTTGGACCAAACTGGTGGTGGTAGCTATTGGTTTCACTGGAGGATTGGTTTTTATGTATGTCCAATGTAAAGTGTATGTCCAACTCTGGAGGCGCCTGAGAGCATTTAACCGTATAATCTTAGTCAAGGATGTCCCACAAGAAGGCCCTGAGAATATCTAG